One stretch of Pseudomonas azotoformans DNA includes these proteins:
- a CDS encoding fimbrial protein → MSIPFRLILASSIVGLFATSAMAADGTINFTGEITAASCSATSGAGTSVTGAKGKQVIDVKMGKVSMDSLGGAPAGIVAGTAININLDCGGTGTGLTTVKVQFDPNSGSGVDLKNNNLLKTTGTATGVGIGMYSAGNTLINLSGNGSFDAPLIKTGTDPDFKYAANLNLRAAYVANGDVMKAGTANGELPFTLTYE, encoded by the coding sequence GTGTCTATTCCATTCCGACTTATTCTCGCGTCCTCCATCGTTGGCCTGTTCGCAACTTCTGCGATGGCGGCAGACGGCACCATTAACTTCACCGGGGAAATCACCGCAGCCTCTTGCAGTGCCACTTCAGGCGCCGGCACTAGCGTAACGGGTGCTAAAGGGAAACAAGTTATTGATGTAAAAATGGGTAAAGTGAGTATGGACTCCCTGGGTGGTGCGCCTGCTGGGATTGTTGCTGGCACCGCCATTAACATCAATCTTGATTGTGGTGGCACCGGTACCGGTTTGACGACTGTAAAAGTCCAGTTTGACCCGAACTCCGGCTCGGGCGTTGACCTGAAAAATAATAACCTGCTGAAAACGACTGGTACAGCAACGGGCGTTGGTATTGGCATGTACAGCGCCGGCAACACCCTCATTAATCTGAGTGGTAACGGTTCGTTTGACGCGCCTCTGATCAAGACCGGTACCGATCCTGACTTTAAATATGCCGCCAACCTGAACTTGCGTGCCGCCTATGTAGCCAACGGCGATGTAATGAAGGCTGGTACAGCTAATGGCGAACTGCCGTTTACCCTGACGTACGAATAA
- a CDS encoding ABC transporter ATP-binding protein, whose amino-acid sequence MIEITHLSKRFGSSLAVADLSFQAVSGEVLGLLGPNGAGKSTTLRMLTGFMSPSSGTAKLCGFDIRRQPRHAQRLMGYLPETGACYNEMSVSGFLSFIAEMRGYRGRDKKLRVASMLEQFELIEVRGQTIDILSKGFRRRIGLAQAMLHDPKILILDEPTDGLDPNQKYRVRAQIQEMARDKIVIISTHIMEEVTALCGRVLVMDKGRLLADSTPDELESRSRYHQAVMLYATQPLDVMTLAMLPGVAGIEAGPEPYSVRVLARPGSTILPGINSMILKRGWNVPRQEVERGSLGEVFRLLTRESRS is encoded by the coding sequence ATGATTGAGATAACCCATTTATCCAAGCGGTTTGGCAGTTCCCTTGCGGTCGCCGACCTGTCTTTCCAGGCCGTATCAGGTGAGGTGCTGGGGCTCCTTGGGCCCAACGGTGCCGGCAAGTCCACGACCCTGCGTATGCTCACCGGTTTTATGTCACCCAGTTCGGGTACTGCCAAATTGTGCGGTTTTGATATCCGTCGCCAGCCCCGCCATGCGCAGCGGCTGATGGGATACCTGCCCGAAACCGGGGCCTGCTACAACGAAATGTCCGTATCGGGGTTCTTGAGTTTCATTGCTGAAATGCGTGGTTATCGCGGTCGAGATAAAAAGCTGCGCGTCGCGTCCATGCTCGAACAGTTCGAGTTGATCGAGGTGCGCGGCCAGACCATCGATATTCTCTCCAAAGGTTTTCGCCGCCGAATCGGCTTGGCGCAGGCGATGCTTCATGATCCGAAAATCCTGATTCTGGATGAGCCCACCGATGGGCTTGATCCCAATCAGAAGTACCGAGTGCGCGCGCAAATCCAAGAGATGGCCCGTGACAAAATCGTGATCATTTCTACCCACATCATGGAGGAGGTCACGGCATTGTGTGGCCGTGTGTTGGTCATGGACAAGGGGCGCCTTCTGGCAGACAGCACGCCTGACGAGCTGGAAAGCCGCTCACGTTATCACCAGGCTGTGATGTTGTATGCCACACAGCCTTTGGACGTAATGACGTTGGCAATGCTCCCTGGCGTTGCGGGTATCGAGGCCGGCCCGGAGCCCTATAGTGTGCGCGTCCTGGCGCGGCCGGGTTCGACCATATTGCCGGGGATCAACTCGATGATTCTCAAGCGTGGCTGGAACGTGCCTCGTCAGGAGGTCGAGCGGGGGTCGCTCGGCGAAGTTTTTCGCCTGTTGACCCGGGAGTCGCGGTCATGA
- a CDS encoding SDR family NAD(P)-dependent oxidoreductase codes for MKKLHKKIALVTGASKGIGAAIAKQLAQDGATVIVNYANSRIDADRVVSEIVQTGARAYAVQADVSNSVDLKALFKTIVHEHGHLDILVNNAGVYSTNPLADITEQEFHRQFNLNVLALIQCTQAAVEVFNPVGGSIVNISSSVTSFTPANSTVYTASKGAVDAITRTLANELGPKNIRVNSVNPGLVVTEGVHASGFFEDAFRQKIEAITPLGRIGQPEDIAPAVAFLASPDASWITGETLVIGGGLH; via the coding sequence ATGAAAAAGCTGCATAAGAAGATTGCGTTGGTCACCGGTGCCTCGAAGGGGATCGGTGCCGCAATCGCCAAGCAATTGGCCCAGGATGGCGCCACCGTGATCGTCAACTACGCAAACAGTCGCATCGATGCCGACCGGGTGGTGTCAGAGATTGTGCAAACCGGTGCCAGAGCCTATGCCGTGCAGGCCGACGTCTCGAACAGCGTGGACCTCAAGGCGCTGTTCAAGACGATTGTGCATGAGCATGGTCATCTCGACATCCTGGTGAATAATGCCGGGGTCTATTCGACCAACCCGTTGGCCGACATCACCGAGCAAGAGTTCCACCGCCAGTTCAACCTCAATGTGCTGGCCTTGATCCAGTGCACCCAGGCGGCCGTTGAAGTGTTCAACCCTGTCGGTGGCAGCATCGTCAATATCAGCTCCAGCGTGACCTCCTTCACACCGGCCAACTCTACGGTCTACACCGCTTCAAAAGGTGCTGTCGACGCGATCACCAGAACCCTTGCCAATGAGCTGGGGCCGAAAAATATTCGCGTCAACTCGGTCAACCCAGGGTTGGTCGTAACCGAAGGCGTGCATGCCAGCGGCTTTTTCGAAGATGCGTTTCGTCAGAAGATCGAAGCCATTACGCCGTTGGGCCGCATCGGCCAGCCGGAGGATATCGCTCCCGCTGTCGCCTTCCTGGCGTCACCCGACGCGAGCTGGATCACCGGTGAAACCCTGGTGATCGGCGGCGGCCTCCATTGA
- a CDS encoding fimbrial biogenesis chaperone, protein MIKSVSRFLLAGIVLLSSGIASAGITLGGTRIVYQEKLKETSIMVKNDGEKDIMVQSWIEPDPAFPEQDVPFALTPALSRLAGKKQQSLRVFYAGKGLPSGKESVFWLSVQEIPQKSETDNTLQIAIRQRIKIFYRPEGLSGSVEESSKQLKWKMINEGGKSWLVASNQSPFYVSFGEVSITQAGKRYPVSAKMVAPGETSKFLIDVASALPAQGVSRVDYVTINDYGAPNNYTGEATAN, encoded by the coding sequence ATGATTAAGTCAGTCTCCAGGTTTCTATTGGCAGGGATAGTGTTGCTGTCGAGTGGAATTGCCAGTGCGGGTATTACATTGGGCGGCACACGAATTGTGTACCAGGAAAAGCTCAAGGAAACCTCCATCATGGTTAAGAATGATGGTGAAAAAGATATCATGGTGCAGTCGTGGATCGAGCCCGATCCGGCCTTTCCTGAACAGGATGTGCCGTTTGCATTGACGCCAGCACTGAGTCGCCTTGCCGGTAAGAAACAACAAAGCTTGCGTGTCTTTTATGCGGGCAAAGGTTTGCCGTCGGGTAAAGAGTCAGTGTTTTGGTTAAGTGTTCAGGAAATACCGCAAAAGTCCGAAACAGACAACACGCTGCAAATTGCGATCCGTCAACGCATCAAGATTTTTTATCGGCCCGAAGGGCTGTCGGGTTCCGTGGAAGAATCCTCCAAGCAGTTGAAGTGGAAAATGATTAACGAGGGTGGAAAGTCTTGGCTGGTAGCGAGTAATCAATCTCCATTCTATGTCTCGTTTGGTGAGGTTTCTATAACGCAGGCCGGCAAGCGATATCCGGTAAGCGCCAAAATGGTCGCGCCTGGTGAAACTTCAAAATTTTTGATCGATGTTGCTAGCGCCCTACCTGCTCAAGGGGTATCCCGCGTCGACTACGTAACCATCAATGACTATGGCGCACCCAATAATTACACGGGAGAGGCGACTGCTAATTGA
- a CDS encoding Gldg family protein, producing the protein MFFNPLTRTCLRMAIIVGGFVAANFELAPRLPTLRLDLTEQQLYTLSSGTRQIIQEVAKPTDLYFYFSNQAARDLPVMRSYGVRIETLLREYQRASNGMLRLHIIDPAPFSADETRAQELGLKAAPIGKGGTPVYFGLAIADAADHHASIAFFALEQQGFLEYDISRLVHSLSRAERPVIGLMSSLPLSGGFNAEAGRKRLPWRIYTEIDKLFDVHELTQDVDSIPGELKVLMLVHPKRLSTATLRGIDQFVLRGGRLLVFVDPYSEQDRGEYYFGIPSKDKSSDLAPLFKAWGIKLMPGDVLGDGRYGQYVSLVHSAEPIWQPTALGLSPEAMNQQDVITAGLGSLNLTTAGVLSALPGATTTLTPLLHSSDQAMLYKTARLDHLEHPDELANAFKADGERYLIAARLQGPASSAFPDPPGAITGAEHINVVVVADTDMLSDNLWTEPQGRGEVSVPWADNSVLVLNALDSLSGSDALISLRSRGRYSRNFSVVERLQQQAGEHFREMSRDLQAKLDETEGRLSTLAAGQQNNAPLKAEQQATQAQFRSEKVAIEQEMRQVARQLTVQVERLGTQVKLFNIVLVPLLLSLVFVGAWLWRRRTR; encoded by the coding sequence ATGTTTTTCAACCCTTTGACCCGTACATGCCTGCGAATGGCGATCATTGTTGGTGGCTTTGTCGCGGCGAATTTTGAGTTGGCGCCGCGATTGCCAACCTTGCGTCTGGATCTGACCGAACAGCAACTCTATACCCTCAGTTCCGGCACCCGGCAGATTATCCAGGAGGTGGCCAAACCCACCGACCTGTACTTTTACTTTTCCAATCAGGCCGCCCGAGACTTGCCCGTCATGCGCAGTTATGGCGTGCGGATCGAAACCCTGCTGCGTGAATACCAACGTGCCTCGAATGGGATGTTGCGTCTACACATTATCGACCCGGCGCCGTTTTCGGCGGACGAAACGCGTGCCCAGGAGTTGGGCCTGAAAGCCGCGCCTATCGGCAAAGGCGGGACGCCGGTCTACTTTGGGCTCGCCATCGCCGATGCAGCGGACCATCACGCCAGCATCGCTTTTTTTGCGCTGGAACAACAAGGGTTCCTGGAGTACGACATCAGCCGGTTAGTGCATAGCCTGTCGCGTGCCGAGCGGCCGGTCATCGGGCTGATGTCTTCATTGCCACTGTCGGGGGGCTTCAATGCAGAGGCGGGGCGCAAGCGACTGCCTTGGCGGATTTACACCGAGATCGACAAGCTGTTTGACGTGCATGAACTGACTCAGGATGTCGACAGCATTCCCGGCGAACTCAAGGTGTTGATGCTGGTGCATCCAAAGCGCTTGTCCACGGCAACGTTGCGCGGAATCGACCAATTCGTGCTGCGTGGCGGGCGGCTGCTGGTGTTTGTCGACCCCTACAGTGAGCAGGATCGTGGGGAGTACTATTTTGGTATCCCGAGCAAGGACAAGTCCTCGGACCTCGCACCGTTGTTCAAGGCGTGGGGTATCAAATTGATGCCAGGTGATGTGCTGGGTGACGGTCGCTACGGACAGTACGTGTCGCTGGTGCATAGCGCCGAGCCGATCTGGCAGCCTACGGCGTTAGGCCTATCGCCCGAAGCCATGAATCAGCAAGATGTGATCACTGCTGGCCTAGGTAGTCTCAACCTGACCACTGCCGGCGTGTTGAGCGCTTTGCCAGGCGCAACCACCACCCTGACACCGCTTCTGCACAGCTCGGATCAGGCCATGCTGTACAAGACAGCGCGCCTTGATCATCTCGAACACCCGGATGAACTGGCCAATGCTTTCAAGGCCGACGGTGAGCGCTACTTGATCGCGGCGCGCCTGCAAGGTCCGGCAAGCTCGGCTTTCCCAGATCCGCCTGGGGCGATTACCGGGGCGGAACACATCAACGTCGTGGTTGTGGCTGATACCGATATGCTCAGTGACAACCTGTGGACCGAGCCTCAAGGCCGCGGCGAGGTCAGCGTGCCTTGGGCCGACAACAGCGTGTTGGTGCTCAACGCACTGGATAGTCTCTCGGGGTCGGATGCATTGATCAGTCTACGTTCCCGTGGCCGCTACAGCCGTAACTTCAGTGTGGTTGAACGGTTGCAGCAACAGGCGGGCGAGCACTTTCGCGAGATGAGCCGTGACCTGCAAGCCAAGCTGGATGAAACCGAAGGACGCCTGAGCACACTGGCGGCTGGCCAGCAAAACAACGCACCGTTGAAGGCGGAGCAGCAAGCTACCCAGGCGCAGTTTCGCTCAGAAAAAGTCGCCATCGAGCAGGAGATGCGTCAGGTTGCCCGACAGCTCACTGTCCAGGTCGAACGCTTGGGCACTCAAGTCAAGTTGTTCAATATTGTGCTGGTCCCGCTGCTGCTCTCCCTCGTGTTTGTGGGTGCTTGGCTTTGGCGCAGGCGCACTCGCTGA
- a CDS encoding AraC family transcriptional regulator: MDPLSDVLSLLRIRNYHSASLTLGGNWAFNFPAREGIKFTALVKGSCWLQVHGESQPQQLQQGDCFLMTRGMPFTLFSDLSQPVMDSDGHFQTLAPDELALSYGGDDTQLVGGRFDFTGIPTQLLLSTLPSLVHVQGNEPQALILRWALERFTSELQQKRPGRSLMNEHLAHIMLVEVLRAHLSTLDSNGIGWFFGLADRNLSAALSAMHAQPAQRWTVQELARLATMSRSAFALRFKQVVGAAPMEYLTYWRMLLASDRLKNSDDSVSTIAFSLGYESESAFSTAFKRVMSQSPRHYLREHASMEAAADHQGFTGDPARVG, encoded by the coding sequence ATGGATCCTCTTTCCGATGTCCTTTCATTATTGAGAATTCGTAATTACCACTCGGCCTCGCTGACGCTGGGCGGTAACTGGGCGTTCAACTTTCCGGCAAGGGAAGGCATCAAGTTCACCGCGCTCGTCAAAGGCAGTTGCTGGCTGCAGGTGCATGGTGAATCCCAACCCCAGCAACTCCAGCAAGGCGACTGCTTTCTGATGACGCGCGGCATGCCGTTCACGCTCTTCAGTGACTTGTCCCAACCCGTCATGGATTCGGACGGCCATTTCCAAACGCTTGCGCCCGACGAGTTGGCGCTGAGCTACGGTGGTGACGACACCCAACTGGTGGGCGGCCGCTTTGACTTCACCGGTATCCCGACTCAACTGCTGCTCAGCACACTGCCCTCACTGGTGCATGTGCAAGGCAATGAGCCCCAGGCCTTGATCCTGCGCTGGGCACTGGAGCGCTTTACCTCGGAGTTGCAGCAGAAGCGCCCAGGCCGATCGCTGATGAATGAACACTTGGCCCACATCATGTTGGTCGAAGTCCTCCGCGCGCATCTTTCGACACTCGACAGCAACGGTATCGGTTGGTTTTTCGGCCTGGCCGACCGCAACCTCAGCGCTGCCCTGAGCGCGATGCATGCTCAACCCGCCCAGCGCTGGACCGTCCAGGAACTGGCGCGACTGGCAACCATGTCGCGTTCGGCGTTCGCATTGCGCTTCAAGCAAGTGGTCGGTGCAGCGCCAATGGAATACCTCACCTATTGGCGCATGTTGCTGGCAAGTGACCGCCTGAAAAACTCCGATGACTCGGTCTCCACCATCGCATTTTCACTGGGCTACGAGTCGGAGAGCGCGTTCAGCACAGCGTTCAAGCGCGTCATGTCGCAATCACCGCGTCATTACCTGCGCGAGCACGCATCAATGGAGGCCGCCGCCGATCACCAGGGTTTCACCGGTGATCCAGCTCGCGTCGGGTGA
- a CDS encoding fimbria/pilus outer membrane usher protein: MWVFRSRGQHAITLLGSIGSSSLIAMGATLPVTAHAVEFNGAFLNKQGAPVELKYFEQGSSVAPGRYNVDIYLNQQLMLRQNIEFAASGKDGEVKPVIPLGLLKAVGVDIARLERENLIAAKSEDTSPVALDSIVPGAAAEFDVSALALQISMPQAYIKRHSRGYVDPSLWDHGITAFYSNYQTNFSRNVNQGYTNDYRYIGLRNGFNIGAWRFRNDSSISGSTGTRDKFTSNRSYVERDVVSLKGKLAAGELYSQGEIFDSVRFKGAQLSSELGMLTDDEVGFAPVVRGIAETNATVEISQNNYVIYSATVPAGAFEIGDIFPSGSNGDLTIKIIEADGRERTYTQAYSYLPVMTRRGSVRYNLVAGQYTTEGKPAPKFTQGTLVYGVTDNFTGYGGLIAAQAYKALNLGVGVNSPWGGVSFDVTNSSSEERSGRKNVGQSARFLYSKTLSETDTTFTMVGYRYSTESYRTFSQHVDEQDQISTPYYGRQKSRFDVNVNQSLASRGSLFLSMGETSYWNREGSTRRWQFGYNGSYSDVSYSFAVSRTEGQGSNQRVDNQMTASFSIPFGDTRRSQRLYSSVTASNQGDSSVQTGVSGNLNDANTLNYSAQGSHSKIGGSSGNVGLNWDTPTAKVSGNYGQGRDNKHLDVGASGSVVVHSGGVTLGQPVGETFALIEVPGTKGIGVDSSNAVRTDRKGYAVVPYAQPYRYNWINLETSTFGTDLEFEETSRQVIPTRGAVVKTKFQAESGRRIQFELHMSDGQKVPFGAQAFGADGRLLGTLDGASRLLVFGVGDKGSFDVKWGSGSCHVDYVVPEANKELMYEKYTASCTPKK; this comes from the coding sequence ATGTGGGTGTTTCGATCAAGAGGGCAGCATGCTATTACGCTTCTCGGGAGTATAGGGTCGTCCAGCTTGATAGCGATGGGTGCGACGCTTCCTGTGACGGCGCATGCGGTCGAGTTCAATGGCGCGTTTCTAAATAAGCAAGGTGCGCCGGTAGAATTGAAGTATTTCGAACAGGGAAGTTCGGTTGCCCCTGGTCGATACAATGTCGATATCTACCTTAACCAGCAATTGATGCTGCGTCAGAATATTGAATTTGCAGCCAGTGGGAAAGATGGCGAGGTTAAGCCGGTTATTCCTTTGGGCTTGCTCAAGGCCGTTGGCGTCGATATTGCACGCCTTGAGCGGGAAAACCTGATCGCAGCCAAAAGCGAGGACACATCACCTGTCGCTCTGGATTCGATCGTCCCTGGCGCAGCAGCTGAATTTGATGTGAGCGCGTTGGCGCTGCAAATCAGCATGCCTCAGGCATATATCAAGCGTCACTCCCGTGGGTACGTTGATCCGTCATTGTGGGATCACGGTATTACGGCGTTTTACTCTAACTATCAGACCAACTTCAGTCGCAACGTTAACCAAGGGTATACCAACGACTACCGTTATATTGGCCTGCGCAATGGTTTCAATATCGGTGCCTGGCGTTTTCGCAATGACTCGTCTATTTCCGGCTCAACGGGCACGCGTGACAAGTTCACCAGCAACCGCAGTTATGTCGAGCGCGACGTTGTCAGCCTGAAAGGCAAGCTCGCGGCGGGTGAGTTGTACAGTCAGGGTGAAATCTTCGACAGTGTACGTTTCAAGGGCGCGCAACTCTCCTCCGAACTGGGTATGTTGACCGATGACGAAGTTGGCTTTGCGCCCGTTGTGCGTGGTATTGCCGAGACAAATGCGACTGTAGAGATCAGCCAGAACAACTACGTCATTTATTCGGCGACGGTGCCTGCGGGTGCGTTTGAGATCGGCGATATCTTCCCCAGTGGTTCCAACGGTGACTTGACCATCAAGATCATCGAAGCGGACGGGCGCGAGCGTACTTATACGCAGGCCTACTCCTACCTGCCCGTCATGACCCGTCGTGGCAGCGTGCGCTACAACCTGGTGGCCGGGCAGTACACGACCGAGGGCAAGCCCGCGCCCAAGTTTACCCAGGGCACGCTGGTGTACGGGGTCACGGACAACTTCACAGGCTACGGCGGTCTCATCGCCGCACAGGCCTATAAGGCCCTCAACCTGGGTGTGGGCGTGAACTCGCCGTGGGGCGGTGTGTCTTTCGACGTCACCAACAGCAGTTCCGAGGAACGTTCGGGCCGTAAGAACGTGGGTCAGAGTGCGCGCTTTCTGTACTCGAAGACGCTCAGCGAAACCGATACCACGTTTACAATGGTCGGCTATCGCTACTCGACCGAATCCTACCGAACCTTCAGCCAGCACGTTGATGAGCAGGATCAGATCAGCACGCCTTACTACGGGCGACAGAAAAGTCGATTCGACGTTAACGTCAACCAGTCGCTCGCCAGTCGTGGTTCGTTGTTTTTGAGCATGGGCGAGACCAGTTACTGGAATCGTGAAGGCAGCACCCGTCGCTGGCAGTTCGGTTACAACGGGAGTTATTCGGACGTCAGCTACAGCTTCGCGGTATCCCGTACGGAAGGGCAGGGCAGTAACCAGCGCGTCGATAACCAGATGACTGCGTCGTTCAGCATCCCGTTTGGCGACACGCGTCGATCACAGCGCCTGTACTCCAGCGTCACCGCGTCAAACCAGGGTGATTCTTCGGTTCAGACCGGTGTCTCTGGCAACTTGAACGACGCAAACACGCTCAATTACTCGGCGCAAGGCAGCCATAGCAAGATCGGCGGCAGTTCCGGCAACGTGGGTTTGAACTGGGATACGCCTACGGCAAAAGTCAGCGGCAACTATGGGCAAGGTCGTGACAACAAGCATCTGGATGTCGGGGCCTCCGGTTCAGTGGTTGTTCACAGTGGGGGGGTCACCCTCGGCCAGCCTGTTGGCGAAACGTTCGCGTTGATTGAAGTGCCTGGTACCAAAGGTATTGGCGTTGACTCATCCAATGCGGTGCGCACCGACAGAAAAGGCTATGCGGTTGTGCCATATGCGCAGCCGTATCGCTATAACTGGATCAATCTGGAAACCTCGACCTTTGGCACTGATCTTGAGTTTGAGGAGACATCTCGACAAGTCATTCCGACCCGTGGCGCAGTCGTAAAAACAAAGTTTCAGGCTGAATCCGGACGCAGAATACAGTTCGAATTACACATGAGTGACGGTCAGAAAGTTCCGTTTGGTGCGCAAGCGTTCGGAGCCGATGGTCGGCTACTCGGTACCCTTGACGGTGCATCCAGACTGTTGGTGTTTGGTGTGGGCGACAAGGGGAGCTTTGACGTGAAGTGGGGAAGCGGTAGTTGCCATGTGGATTATGTTGTTCCAGAGGCAAACAAAGAGCTGATGTATGAGAAGTATACGGCGTCCTGCACTCCAAAAAAATAA
- a CDS encoding aldehyde dehydrogenase family protein gives MQVTLNKFYGPLINGVFETSDKDHSFAAVDPATGRHLAYIRYCLEADVDRAVKAAHQALPAWRALGQQMRARLVNLLADEIEAHSERLALIDAHDVGRCISEVRKDYMTAVRHYRYFASVIMAHEDSAREIDGGYAIAKREPLGVCGQIIPWNAPAIMAAFKLAPALVAGNTVVLKPDENASLSTLELGVLINKIFPAGVVNMVTGLGEVAGAALSEHPLVRKLSFTGSTEVGRTVAGVAARRLIPSTLELGGKSANIVFADIEDIDAVVDNATFAAIHNNGQSCLAGTRLFVHADIASAFQEKLIAAFKRVSVGSPLDERSRVSCLVNARQGQRVLDYINLGLEEGAELLAGGGRVTVPGCEHGYFVQPTLLLARNDMRICQEEIFGPVLSLIVWDDYETMIAQANDTEYGLASGIYTSNLRHAMETAARLEAGSVWINRYSNITDGTAFGGYKNSGIGREFCRETLNAYTQVKTITVQTQVPAAWFAEH, from the coding sequence ATGCAAGTCACGCTCAATAAATTTTATGGTCCACTGATCAATGGCGTATTTGAAACCAGCGACAAGGACCACTCATTTGCAGCGGTCGACCCCGCCACCGGCCGCCATCTGGCTTACATCCGCTATTGCCTCGAAGCCGACGTTGATCGCGCGGTAAAAGCAGCGCACCAAGCTTTGCCGGCGTGGCGTGCCCTCGGTCAACAAATGCGCGCTCGCCTGGTCAACCTGCTGGCCGATGAAATCGAGGCGCACAGCGAGCGCCTGGCCCTTATCGATGCTCATGATGTGGGCCGTTGCATCAGCGAAGTGCGCAAGGATTACATGACCGCTGTTCGCCACTACCGCTATTTCGCCTCGGTGATCATGGCGCATGAAGACTCCGCCCGTGAGATTGATGGCGGCTACGCAATTGCCAAGCGCGAACCGCTGGGTGTGTGCGGGCAGATCATCCCTTGGAACGCGCCGGCGATCATGGCCGCATTCAAGCTTGCGCCGGCGTTGGTGGCAGGCAATACGGTGGTGTTGAAACCTGATGAAAATGCGTCCCTGTCGACGCTTGAACTGGGTGTGTTGATCAATAAAATCTTCCCGGCAGGTGTCGTCAATATGGTGACGGGCTTGGGGGAGGTAGCGGGCGCAGCACTGAGCGAGCACCCATTGGTCAGAAAGCTGTCGTTCACCGGCAGTACCGAAGTCGGCAGGACCGTAGCCGGTGTCGCAGCCCGGCGCCTGATTCCCTCGACGCTGGAATTGGGGGGCAAGAGCGCGAACATCGTATTTGCGGATATCGAGGATATCGATGCCGTGGTGGACAATGCCACGTTTGCTGCCATCCATAACAATGGTCAGTCGTGTCTAGCCGGCACGCGCTTGTTCGTCCATGCAGATATCGCTTCGGCATTCCAGGAGAAACTGATTGCGGCGTTCAAGCGCGTCAGCGTTGGCTCCCCGCTGGATGAACGCTCTCGGGTCAGTTGCCTGGTCAATGCCCGGCAGGGGCAGCGCGTGTTGGACTATATCAACCTGGGCCTGGAGGAGGGCGCCGAATTGCTTGCGGGTGGAGGGCGCGTCACCGTGCCTGGTTGCGAACATGGTTACTTTGTTCAGCCGACGCTACTGCTGGCGAGAAATGACATGCGCATTTGTCAGGAGGAGATTTTCGGGCCGGTGTTGTCGTTGATTGTTTGGGACGATTACGAAACGATGATTGCGCAGGCGAACGACACCGAATATGGCTTGGCGTCCGGCATTTACACCAGCAACCTCAGGCATGCCATGGAAACCGCCGCGCGCTTGGAAGCCGGTTCGGTATGGATCAATCGCTATTCGAATATTACCGACGGCACGGCGTTCGGAGGGTATAAAAACAGTGGGATTGGGCGGGAGTTTTGCCGGGAAACGCTGAATGCTTACACTCAGGTCAAGACGATTACTGTTCAAACGCAGGTACCGGCAGCCTGGTTCGCGGAGCATTGA
- a CDS encoding heme exporter protein CcmB, with protein sequence MSARWPLFKREVYSYFITPVAYVFILLLLILSGVSTFYLGDFYQRNQADLAPFFDYLPWLYVVLLPALAMRMWSLERQTGSIELLMCMAISATDAVLAKFFAAWLISGLALVLTFPLVLTVNYLGEPDNGVILCGYLASWLLAGACLAIGGCMSALTKNALVAFLMAMAVCLIFTACGSAVVLDVFRGWVAVAWLDGLASLSFIAHFEGLCRGVVEPQDLLYFISQIIVWLALTVMVVELKKAV encoded by the coding sequence ATGAGCGCGCGTTGGCCGTTATTCAAGCGCGAGGTCTACAGCTATTTCATTACGCCAGTCGCGTATGTGTTCATCCTGCTGTTGTTGATTCTCAGCGGTGTCAGCACTTTTTACCTGGGCGACTTCTACCAGCGCAACCAGGCCGACCTGGCACCGTTCTTCGATTACCTGCCCTGGCTCTACGTGGTGCTGTTGCCGGCGCTGGCCATGCGCATGTGGTCGCTGGAACGCCAGACCGGTTCGATTGAGTTGCTGATGTGCATGGCCATCAGCGCGACTGACGCTGTACTCGCGAAATTCTTCGCGGCGTGGCTGATCAGTGGCCTTGCGCTTGTGTTGACGTTTCCGTTGGTGTTGACGGTCAACTATCTGGGGGAACCCGACAATGGTGTGATCCTTTGTGGGTACCTGGCGAGCTGGCTGCTGGCAGGAGCTTGCCTGGCCATTGGCGGGTGCATGTCGGCCTTGACCAAAAATGCGCTGGTGGCCTTCCTCATGGCCATGGCGGTTTGTTTGATCTTTACCGCCTGTGGGTCTGCGGTGGTGCTGGATGTATTTCGCGGCTGGGTAGCCGTGGCCTGGCTGGACGGGCTTGCATCGTTGAGTTTTATCGCACACTTCGAAGGGCTGTGCCGCGGCGTGGTCGAGCCCCAGGACCTTCTGTATTTCATTAGCCAGATCATTGTCTGGTTGGCACTGACGGTCATGGTGGTCGAATTGAAGAAGGCGGTGTGA